DNA from Sphingomonas psychrotolerans:
GCTGCGTCGGCCAGGCCGGCGAGCAGGCGCTCCATATCGGCCGCAACGCCGTGCTCGCCTCCGGCCTGCCAGCCAGCATCCCCGCGGTGACGATCGACCGCCAATGCGGCAGCTCGCAGCAGGCGATCCAGTTCGCGGCGCAGGCCGTGCTATCGGGCACGCAGGACGTGGTGATCGCCGCCGGGGTCGAGCATATGAGCCGCGTGCCGATGGGCACCAGCGTCGCAGGCGCGAAGCCCTATAGCGAACGGCAGCTCGCCCGCTTCGGCGTGCGCGGGTTCAGCCAGTTCACCGGCGCCGAGATGATCGCCCGGAAATACAGCCACAGTCGCGCGGCGCTCGACGCCTATGCGCTCGAAAGCCATCGCCGCGCCGCCGCGGCAGTGGAGCGCGGGAACTTTGCCGACGAGATCCTGCCGATCGAGATCGACACCCCCGATGGCACCCGAAGTCACGCGCAGGACGAAGGCATCCGCTTCGACGCGAGCATAGAAGGCCTTGGCAGCCTGAAGACCCTAGTCGAAGGCGGCGTGATCACCGCGGGCAATGCCAGCCAGATCTGTGACGGCGCCTCGGCAGTGATGGTGGTCAGCGCGGCCGCGCTCAAGGCGCACCGCCTCACGCCGCTGGCGCGCATCCACAACCTCACCGTCACTGCCGGCGATCCGGTGATCATGCTTGAAGAGCCGCTGTTCGCCACCGACCGGGCATTACAGCGCGCAGGCATGGCCATCGGCGACATCGACCTTTACGAAGTCAACGAAGCCTTCGCCCCGGTGCCGCTCGCGTGGCTCGAACATACCGGCGCCGACCCGGCCAGGCTTAACGTCAATGGCGGCGCGATCGCGCTCGGCCACCCGCTCGGCGCCTCAGGCACCAAGCTGATGACCACGCTGATCCACGCGCTGCGCAAGCGCGGCCTGCGCTACGGCCTCCAGACGATGTGCGAAGGCGGCGGCATCGCCAATGTGACCATCGTCGAGGCGTTGTGAGAGTAGGCGGGGGAGGAATCTAGTGCCCGGCACCCTTTCCGGCCTCCGCATCGTCGAGTTCGGCGGGATCGGCCCCGCCCCCTTCGCCGCGATGATGCTAGCCGATCACGGCGCCGAAGTGATCCGCATCGAGCGCCCCGGCGCCAGCTTCGGCCCGCACGCATTGACACGCTCGCGCAAGGCGATCGGCATCGAGCTCAAGGCCCTCGAGGGCATCGAAATCGCCCGCACCCTCTGCCGCGATGCCGACGGCGTTATTGAAGGCTTCCGCCCCGGCGTGATGGAGCGGCTCGGGCTCGGCCCGGACGTGCTGCTCGGCGACAATCCGGCGCTGGTCTACGGCCGAATGACCGGCTGGGGTCAGGACGGGCCGCTGGCGCAGGCGCCGGGTCACGACATCAACTATATCGCCGTCGCGGGACTGCTCGACGGCATCGGCCAGCCCGGCGCGCCACCGACTACCCCGGTCAACTATCTCGGCGATTTCGGTGGCGGCGGAATGCTGCTCGCCTTCGGCATGGTCAGCGCGCTGCTCGCAGTGAAAATGGGCGCGCCCGGGCAGGTGGTCGACGCGGCGATGACCGACGGCGCCGCCTTGCTCGCCAGCATGAGCTGGGGCTTCAAGGTTGCCGGCATGTGGCACGACGGCCCCGGAGCGAACCTGCTGAGCGGGGCCGCGCCCTTCTATCGGACCTACACCTGCGCCGACGGCAAGCATGTGGCGGTCGGCGCGATCGAGCCGCAATTCTACGCCGCGCTCGTCGCAGGTCTCGGCGAAGACGCCGCCGGCCAGATGGACGCCGCCGCCTGGCCCGCGCGCGCCGAACGCTTCGCGGCGATCTTCGCCACCCGCACCCGCAACGCCTGGACCGCGCATTTCGCACCCGAGGCGTGCGTCTCTCCCGTCCTCACCTTCGACGAGGCGGCCGCACACCCCCATAATGCAGCGCGCGGCACCTTCGCCGCGGGTGCGCCTGCGCCTGCGCCGCACTTCGCCGCCACGCCGGCACCACCGCCAAAGACGTCGCAACCTGGCGAATGGACCGATCGCGTGCTCGCCGAGCTCGGCTACGACTCACCCCAGATCGCGGCACTCAGGGCCGTAGGCACGATTGGCTAGGAGAGCAGAATGAACTTCGAAAACACGGCAGCCGTGGTGACCGGCGGCGCTTCCGGCCTCGGTGCCGCAACTGCGCGCGCGCTCGCCGCCGCAGGCGCCAAGGTAGCGTTGTTCGACATGAACACCGAAAAAGGCGAGGCGCTCACCGCCGAGATCCACGGCATCTTCTGCAAGGTCGACGTCCGCTCCGACGATGACGTCGATGCCGGCTTCGCCAGAGCGCGCGAGGCGCACGGTCAGGAGCGCATCCTCGTCAATTGCGCCGGCGTCGGCAACGCTTTCAAGACCGTCGGCCGCGACAAGGCGAGCGGCGAGATCCGCCAATTCCCCGCCGCGGCGTTCGACTGGGTGATCCAGGTCAATCTCGTCGGCACCTTCCGCTGCATCGTGAAGAGCGCCGCCGGCATGCTCACGCTCGAACCGGGCGAAGGCGGCGAGCGCGGCGCGATCGTCAACACCGCGAGCGTCGCCGCCGAGGACGGCCAGATCGGCCAGGCGGCCTATTCGGCGTCGAAGGGCGGTATCGTCGGCATGACCCTGCCGATCGCGCGCGACCTTTCGTCTGAGGGCATCCGGGTCAACACGATCCTGCCGGGCATCTTCGACACGCCCTTGATGAACGCCGCGCCGCCGCAAGTGAAGGAAGCGCTGGCGGCGTCGGTCCCCTTCCCCAAGCGGCTGGGCGTGCCCGAGGATTATGCGAGCCTCGCGCTCGAGATGCTGCGCAACCCGTATTTCAACGGCGAGGACGTCCGCCTCGACGGCGCGATCCGCATGGCGCCGCGGTGAGTAACTGGCGCGAAGACCCCGAACTCGTCGCCCTCGCCGACGGCGCCGCGCGCTTCTTCGCCCGCGAAGCCCCGCCCGAGCGGATCGCAAGATGGCGCGACGCCGGCCAGGTCGAACGCGCCTTCTGGCGCCAGGCGGGGGAGGCCGGGCTGCTTGGCGTCTCGATCCCCCTGAATATGGCGGCGCGGGCGGCGATTTCCGTCATGACGTCACCCTCGTCGAGCAAGTCGGCCGTGACGGAGTCGAGGGCTTCGCGCTGTCGCTGCACAACGTCATCATCCTGCCCTATGTCCTCGCCCACGGCACCGAGGAGCAGAAACGCCGCTGGCTCCCCAAGCTATGCTCGGGCGAGAGCGTCGCGGCGATCGCGATGAGCGAGCCCGGCGCGGGATCGGACCTACAGGCGATCCGCACCACGGCAGTCCGCG
Protein-coding regions in this window:
- a CDS encoding CaiB/BaiF CoA transferase family protein; amino-acid sequence: MPGTLSGLRIVEFGGIGPAPFAAMMLADHGAEVIRIERPGASFGPHALTRSRKAIGIELKALEGIEIARTLCRDADGVIEGFRPGVMERLGLGPDVLLGDNPALVYGRMTGWGQDGPLAQAPGHDINYIAVAGLLDGIGQPGAPPTTPVNYLGDFGGGGMLLAFGMVSALLAVKMGAPGQVVDAAMTDGAALLASMSWGFKVAGMWHDGPGANLLSGAAPFYRTYTCADGKHVAVGAIEPQFYAALVAGLGEDAAGQMDAAAWPARAERFAAIFATRTRNAWTAHFAPEACVSPVLTFDEAAAHPHNAARGTFAAGAPAPAPHFAATPAPPPKTSQPGEWTDRVLAELGYDSPQIAALRAVGTIG
- a CDS encoding acetyl-CoA C-acetyltransferase, translated to MAEAYIVAAVRTAGGRRNGRLMGWHPVDLAGAVLAEVVARSGIEPAAIDDVIMGCVGQAGEQALHIGRNAVLASGLPASIPAVTIDRQCGSSQQAIQFAAQAVLSGTQDVVIAAGVEHMSRVPMGTSVAGAKPYSERQLARFGVRGFSQFTGAEMIARKYSHSRAALDAYALESHRRAAAAVERGNFADEILPIEIDTPDGTRSHAQDEGIRFDASIEGLGSLKTLVEGGVITAGNASQICDGASAVMVVSAAALKAHRLTPLARIHNLTVTAGDPVIMLEEPLFATDRALQRAGMAIGDIDLYEVNEAFAPVPLAWLEHTGADPARLNVNGGAIALGHPLGASGTKLMTTLIHALRKRGLRYGLQTMCEGGGIANVTIVEAL
- a CDS encoding SDR family NAD(P)-dependent oxidoreductase, producing MNFENTAAVVTGGASGLGAATARALAAAGAKVALFDMNTEKGEALTAEIHGIFCKVDVRSDDDVDAGFARAREAHGQERILVNCAGVGNAFKTVGRDKASGEIRQFPAAAFDWVIQVNLVGTFRCIVKSAAGMLTLEPGEGGERGAIVNTASVAAEDGQIGQAAYSASKGGIVGMTLPIARDLSSEGIRVNTILPGIFDTPLMNAAPPQVKEALAASVPFPKRLGVPEDYASLALEMLRNPYFNGEDVRLDGAIRMAPR